One stretch of Vicinamibacteria bacterium DNA includes these proteins:
- a CDS encoding VWA domain-containing protein, whose product MMTVSQLASLRKQRRGGSSGRLPQLHRSSSLGHGALLLGLAAVLGPAANAQQPAAILDEPAPVFRATVSLVQIDAVVTDRNGHYVTDLGADDFELLEDGKRQRVSNCSYIPIESRGVGEVAPHAMPGEVSPREPLRREQVQRTTVFVVDDLRLDLVSMASVQRALRTYVDSQMVPGDLVSILRTAGGVGALQQFTSDKRILGAAIGRVRFNPLADVDAFEPVGAIPVLPSPTSGRGSPGGLAARNPDPERRDLLTGGTIGALRFALTGLRELPGRKSLVLLSNGLPLYLPNGDGPTAFGRAVSALITLANQGSVVVYAVDTRGLTTGQLTATDNTISPGGMADTSISDFKGMLNARGLAGRLDGQDGLSAFAESTGGLFLHDQNDISRQLRTVLEDQRGYYLIGYVPPALAFRPEKGKARFHRIRLKVKRKGLAVRSRSGYYGIPEDDPQLAREREAATLLNALVSPFDSRDVGLHLSTLFFQDAVRGPLLHSFLRVDASNLSFAQDQGFLVAQVEALGATFDDEGRVIEQLGRDGKIRLSQDALERALERGINYTVDMPVKKPGAYQLRVAFRDTASGRVGSAYQFVEVPDLRRNRLSLSGILMSDAPSGDGLAPGEPARAEVLDTERGAAIQASRVFSRGQPLSYGLVIYNAQVTHDGRGVDVTTQMRLLHDGRVVVTGEPRRLEVANANDMKAVFTGSTLLLPTEMPEGHYVLQVTVIDALAPPKKQEALQTIDFEIVR is encoded by the coding sequence ATGATGACGGTAAGCCAATTGGCATCGCTTCGAAAGCAAAGGCGAGGTGGCTCGTCGGGTCGTCTTCCACAGCTGCACCGCTCCTCTTCGCTGGGTCATGGTGCCCTGCTCCTTGGATTGGCCGCCGTCCTCGGTCCGGCTGCCAACGCTCAGCAGCCAGCCGCGATTCTAGATGAGCCTGCTCCCGTCTTTCGAGCAACAGTCTCGTTGGTTCAGATTGACGCCGTGGTCACGGACAGGAATGGGCACTACGTCACGGACCTTGGGGCTGACGATTTCGAGCTTCTTGAGGATGGGAAGCGCCAACGGGTGTCGAACTGCTCGTACATCCCGATCGAGAGTCGGGGCGTCGGCGAAGTTGCGCCCCACGCGATGCCAGGAGAAGTCAGTCCACGGGAACCGCTCCGACGAGAGCAGGTGCAACGCACCACCGTCTTTGTCGTCGACGATCTTCGTCTCGACCTCGTGTCGATGGCTTCCGTACAGCGCGCACTTAGGACTTACGTCGACAGCCAAATGGTGCCTGGAGACCTGGTTTCCATCCTTCGCACGGCAGGGGGAGTCGGAGCGCTGCAACAGTTCACAAGCGACAAGCGAATCCTCGGCGCCGCGATCGGTCGCGTGAGATTCAATCCGCTGGCGGATGTCGATGCCTTTGAGCCGGTGGGAGCGATTCCCGTTCTCCCTTCCCCGACGAGCGGGAGGGGCTCGCCGGGCGGTTTGGCAGCTCGCAACCCAGATCCTGAACGAAGGGATTTGCTCACGGGCGGCACCATCGGGGCCCTCCGTTTCGCGCTCACGGGCTTACGAGAACTCCCGGGCCGCAAATCGCTGGTGCTGTTGTCAAACGGGTTGCCGCTCTACCTCCCGAATGGTGATGGCCCCACCGCGTTCGGAAGAGCCGTGTCGGCGCTCATCACTCTTGCCAATCAGGGTTCGGTCGTCGTCTACGCCGTGGATACGCGGGGGCTAACGACGGGCCAGCTCACCGCAACCGACAATACGATCAGCCCTGGTGGCATGGCCGATACGTCAATCTCTGACTTCAAGGGAATGCTGAATGCGCGCGGCCTGGCGGGCCGCCTTGACGGCCAAGACGGCCTCTCGGCTTTCGCGGAGTCAACCGGCGGTCTCTTCCTTCACGACCAGAACGACATCTCACGACAGCTGAGAACAGTCCTTGAAGACCAGAGAGGCTACTATTTGATCGGATACGTCCCCCCGGCCCTCGCCTTCCGACCCGAGAAGGGAAAAGCAAGGTTCCACAGGATCAGGCTCAAGGTGAAACGAAAGGGCCTGGCCGTGCGGTCACGCAGCGGGTACTACGGCATCCCCGAAGACGATCCACAGCTTGCGCGTGAGCGAGAGGCGGCGACGCTGCTGAACGCGCTCGTGTCTCCCTTTGATTCCCGCGACGTCGGTTTGCACCTGAGCACACTCTTCTTCCAGGACGCGGTGCGGGGCCCGCTGCTTCACTCCTTCCTCCGTGTTGACGCGAGCAATCTGAGCTTCGCTCAGGACCAGGGGTTCCTCGTAGCACAGGTGGAGGCTCTGGGCGCTACCTTCGATGACGAAGGTCGAGTCATCGAACAACTCGGCCGAGACGGGAAGATACGGCTCTCGCAAGACGCCCTCGAAAGGGCTCTGGAGCGCGGCATCAACTACACAGTCGACATGCCCGTGAAGAAGCCCGGCGCATACCAGCTGCGGGTTGCCTTTCGCGACACGGCCTCGGGTCGCGTGGGTTCGGCGTATCAGTTCGTTGAGGTACCGGATCTGAGACGCAATCGCTTGTCGCTGTCGGGCATTCTCATGAGCGACGCGCCCTCGGGCGACGGCCTCGCCCCGGGCGAGCCCGCGCGTGCTGAGGTTCTGGATACGGAACGAGGCGCGGCGATCCAAGCCTCCCGTGTCTTCTCCCGAGGCCAACCCCTCTCGTACGGTTTAGTGATCTACAACGCGCAGGTGACCCACGATGGCCGCGGCGTCGACGTCACGACTCAGATGCGACTGCTGCATGATGGTCGCGTGGTCGTGACGGGGGAGCCACGTCGGCTGGAGGTCGCTAACGCGAACGACATGAAGGCTGTTTTCACGGGGAGCACTTTGCTCCTTCCGACTGAAATGCCTGAGGGTCACTATGTCTTGCAGGTAACTGTGATCGACGCTCTGGCACCACCCAAGAAACAAGAAGCCCTTCAGACTATCGACTTCGAAATCGTTCGCTGA